One Tunturibacter gelidoferens genomic region harbors:
- a CDS encoding ABC transporter ATP-binding protein, with protein sequence MVPAVTTTGLTRRFGEFTAVQDVNLTVAPGQFFGFLGPNGAGKSTTIKMLTGLLAPTSGSIQILGLDAISNPLEVKRQIGVVPEGLALFGRLTASEYLRFVGRMYGLDAATTAARTTELLEFMSLAGETKKLITDFSHGMQKKLALAAAVIHGPRILFLDEPFEGVDAIASGTLKAMLQGMIARGATIFLTSHVLEIVERLCTHIAIIDRGHLIANGSLEELRAGVQARNPEDNGGNQILTLEQIFLSIVGGDPATTHPEQELSWLG encoded by the coding sequence ATGGTCCCCGCCGTCACCACCACAGGCCTCACCCGCCGCTTCGGCGAATTCACCGCAGTTCAGGACGTCAACCTTACAGTCGCCCCGGGCCAGTTCTTCGGTTTCCTCGGTCCCAACGGTGCAGGCAAATCCACCACCATCAAGATGCTCACCGGCCTCCTCGCACCGACCTCCGGCTCCATCCAGATCCTCGGCCTCGACGCTATTTCAAATCCTCTGGAGGTCAAGCGCCAGATCGGCGTAGTCCCCGAAGGCCTCGCCCTCTTCGGTCGCCTCACCGCCTCCGAGTACCTCCGATTCGTCGGCCGTATGTATGGCCTCGACGCCGCCACCACCGCCGCCCGCACCACCGAACTTCTCGAGTTCATGAGTCTTGCCGGCGAAACAAAAAAACTCATCACCGACTTCTCCCACGGCATGCAAAAAAAGCTCGCCCTCGCCGCCGCCGTCATCCACGGTCCCCGCATCCTCTTCCTCGACGAGCCCTTCGAAGGCGTCGACGCCATCGCCTCCGGCACACTCAAAGCCATGCTTCAGGGCATGATCGCTCGCGGCGCAACCATCTTCCTCACCTCCCACGTTCTCGAGATCGTCGAGCGCCTCTGCACCCACATCGCCATCATCGATCGCGGCCACCTCATCGCCAATGGCTCGCTCGAAGAGCTTCGCGCTGGTGTTCAGGCCCGAAACCCCGAAGACAACGGCGGCAACCAGATCCTCACCCTCGAGCAGATCTTTCTCAGCATCGTAGGCGGCGATCCCGCCACTACCCATCCCGAGCAGGAACTCTCATGGCTGGGCTAA
- the dxs gene encoding 1-deoxy-D-xylulose-5-phosphate synthase yields the protein MSNILETINSPADVKKLSIAELTQLAEEIRARLIVGVAKTGGHIGPNLGVVELTLAMHYVFDTPTDSFVFDVSHQAYVHKLLTGREKLFHTIRQPGGLNGFMLRTESEHDSYGAGHAGTALSAALGMAVARDMSGGKEHIVALAGDAAFTNGISFEALNNIAAQTKRLIVVLNDNAWSIDKNVGAIAEYFHKIVTNPTISSLHDRAADLLERFGGKTVRHVARKAEEAAKGLIGPGTLFEEFGLSYFGPLDGHNLPLLIETFNFLKQQNKPVVLHAITQKGKGFQPAIEKQKKFHGLGPYDAQTGETKPAGQKTYSEIFAESLTKLATMNDKVVAITAAMPNGTALDLFRPHHPKRYFDVGIAEEHAVIFAAGMATKGYKPFCAIYSTFLQRAFDQIVHDVCLQNLPVVFCMDRGGLSGDDGPTHHGLFDISYLRSVPNLVHMVPKNEDELADMMYTAMLHEGPSAIRYPRGTGPGVAVKEQPVALEIGKAEVIRDGADVAIFGLGAMLPEAVRLAEMLKLEGFSAAVINPRFAKPVDRDCVGEFGGRCGLVITLEDHVLAGGFGSAVMETLNELELQVPVVRVGWPDAFIEHGKVESLREKYGLTAEAALERSRPYLSKLMEQVLAKH from the coding sequence ATGAGCAATATTCTCGAGACAATCAACTCTCCCGCTGACGTCAAGAAGCTTTCGATTGCGGAGCTGACCCAGTTGGCAGAGGAGATTCGGGCGCGTCTGATTGTGGGGGTTGCCAAGACGGGTGGGCATATTGGTCCGAATCTCGGCGTGGTTGAACTGACGCTTGCGATGCACTATGTGTTCGACACACCGACGGATAGCTTCGTCTTCGACGTGAGCCATCAGGCCTATGTACACAAGCTGCTGACGGGGCGAGAGAAGCTGTTTCATACGATTCGGCAGCCGGGTGGATTGAATGGGTTTATGCTGCGCACCGAGAGCGAGCATGACAGTTATGGTGCGGGACACGCAGGAACGGCGCTGAGTGCGGCTCTGGGCATGGCTGTTGCCCGCGACATGTCGGGCGGCAAAGAACATATCGTCGCGCTGGCGGGGGACGCGGCGTTTACGAATGGTATCTCGTTTGAAGCGCTGAATAATATCGCGGCTCAGACCAAGCGGTTGATCGTGGTGTTGAACGATAATGCGTGGTCAATTGATAAGAACGTTGGGGCGATCGCTGAGTACTTTCATAAGATCGTGACGAATCCGACGATCTCGAGTTTGCATGATCGGGCGGCAGATCTGCTGGAGCGCTTTGGTGGGAAGACGGTGCGGCATGTTGCTCGCAAGGCGGAAGAGGCGGCGAAGGGTTTGATTGGGCCGGGCACGCTCTTCGAAGAGTTTGGGCTGAGCTACTTTGGGCCACTCGATGGACACAATCTGCCACTGCTGATCGAGACATTCAACTTTTTGAAGCAACAGAACAAGCCGGTGGTGCTGCATGCGATCACACAAAAAGGCAAAGGTTTTCAGCCTGCGATAGAAAAGCAGAAGAAGTTTCATGGGCTGGGGCCTTACGATGCGCAGACCGGTGAGACCAAGCCTGCGGGGCAGAAGACTTATTCCGAGATATTTGCGGAATCGTTGACGAAGCTAGCTACGATGAACGATAAGGTTGTCGCGATTACGGCTGCGATGCCGAATGGGACCGCGTTGGATCTCTTCAGGCCGCATCATCCGAAGAGGTACTTTGACGTGGGGATTGCTGAGGAGCACGCGGTCATCTTTGCCGCTGGAATGGCGACGAAGGGATATAAGCCGTTTTGTGCGATCTATTCGACGTTTCTGCAGCGTGCCTTCGATCAGATTGTGCATGATGTCTGTCTGCAGAATCTGCCGGTGGTGTTCTGCATGGATCGCGGCGGGTTGAGCGGTGATGATGGGCCGACGCATCATGGGCTGTTCGATATCAGCTATCTGCGCAGCGTGCCGAACCTGGTGCATATGGTGCCGAAGAATGAGGATGAACTGGCCGACATGATGTATACGGCGATGCTGCACGAGGGGCCAAGCGCGATTCGATATCCGCGTGGGACTGGTCCGGGTGTTGCTGTGAAAGAGCAACCGGTGGCGCTTGAGATCGGCAAGGCTGAGGTGATTCGCGACGGAGCCGATGTTGCAATCTTCGGTTTAGGAGCGATGCTGCCCGAGGCGGTCCGCCTGGCAGAGATGTTGAAGCTGGAAGGGTTTTCTGCAGCGGTGATTAATCCGCGTTTTGCGAAACCGGTAGATCGTGATTGCGTCGGAGAGTTCGGTGGCCGCTGTGGGTTGGTGATTACGTTGGAAGATCATGTTCTTGCGGGTGGTTTTGGTTCTGCCGTGATGGAGACGTTGAACGAACTTGAGCTGCAGGTTCCGGTGGTGAGGGTGGGCTGGCCGGATGCGTTCATCGAGCATGGGAAGGTGGAGTCGCTGCGAGAGAAGTACGGCCTTACGGCCGAGGCGGCGCTTGAGAGGTCGAGACCTTATCTCAGCAAGCTGATGGAGCAGGTCCTCGCCAAGCATTAG
- a CDS encoding SRPBCC family protein, which yields MRHTFQSQQWLPYPVEVVFAFFSNPDNLPRLMPAWQKARIEEISIAPPPPHPVTSSRPGSIAAGAGTKLTISFRPFPYSPIRLRWDAEISDFLWNDHFCDRQLRGPFAYWHHCHHVKSETRTENSRGPVPGTLLEDKVDYELPLGVFGNIANSLFVAFQLRSTFAYRHARTTQLLGARI from the coding sequence ATGCGCCACACCTTCCAATCCCAACAGTGGCTCCCCTACCCTGTTGAAGTAGTCTTCGCCTTCTTCTCAAATCCCGACAACCTCCCACGCCTCATGCCCGCGTGGCAGAAAGCCCGCATCGAAGAGATCTCCATCGCACCCCCGCCTCCCCACCCTGTCACATCCTCCAGACCCGGCAGCATCGCCGCAGGTGCCGGAACGAAGCTCACAATCAGCTTTCGCCCATTTCCATATTCCCCCATCAGACTCCGCTGGGACGCAGAGATCTCCGACTTCCTCTGGAACGATCACTTCTGTGACCGGCAACTCCGAGGTCCCTTCGCCTACTGGCACCATTGCCACCATGTAAAGTCAGAAACGCGAACAGAAAACTCCCGAGGCCCTGTCCCCGGCACTCTGCTCGAAGACAAAGTCGACTACGAACTACCGCTGGGAGTATTTGGAAATATCGCCAACAGCCTCTTCGTCGCTTTTCAGCTTCGTAGCACCTTTGCCTATCGTCACGCACGCACCACCCAGTTGCTTGGAGCCCGCATTTAA
- a CDS encoding fasciclin domain-containing protein, with amino-acid sequence MKKTFLATVAVAALAITSVTAHAQKDPEVGGAAMYPTKTIVENAVNSPIHKTLVAAVKAGGLVDTLNSPGPFTVFAPTDDAFAKLPAGTVDTLVKPESKDTLDKILTYHVVAGKISSKELAKMIQKGGGKATLKTVQGEDLTATMSGGNIMLTDAKGGMATITTADVFQSNGVIHVIDTVLMPN; translated from the coding sequence GTGAAGAAGACCTTCCTCGCAACCGTTGCAGTCGCCGCTCTGGCCATCACCTCAGTTACCGCACACGCCCAGAAGGACCCTGAAGTCGGCGGAGCTGCGATGTACCCCACCAAGACCATCGTCGAGAACGCCGTCAACTCACCCATCCACAAGACCCTCGTCGCTGCCGTCAAGGCCGGCGGCCTGGTCGATACGCTCAACAGCCCCGGGCCCTTCACCGTCTTCGCACCAACCGATGATGCCTTCGCAAAACTTCCCGCAGGCACCGTCGACACCCTCGTCAAGCCCGAGAGCAAAGACACTCTGGACAAAATCCTCACCTACCACGTAGTAGCCGGCAAGATCTCCTCGAAGGAACTCGCAAAGATGATCCAGAAGGGCGGCGGCAAAGCTACTCTTAAGACCGTTCAGGGCGAAGATCTCACAGCCACCATGTCCGGCGGCAACATCATGCTGACCGATGCCAAGGGCGGCATGGCCACCATCACCACAGCCGATGTCTTCCAGTCGAACGGCGTCATCCACGTCATCGACACCGTCCTCATGCCCAACTAA
- a CDS encoding DUF2127 domain-containing protein: MMLKEPISSRELIQAPEQGDHPAGAHDRGLLLIGLFKLAKAIFFFCIGAGAVHLLHKDVGDEVTRLALKLRFDPESRLVALLLHKADLIDAHRLRQISVGTFGYSALALTEGIGLLLEKVWAEYLTLILTVSFLPWELYELVRKPDWSRLSLLVINLAVLAYLIWLLRRKKLLGGS, encoded by the coding sequence ATGATGCTGAAAGAACCGATAAGTAGCCGCGAGTTGATACAGGCACCGGAGCAGGGGGATCACCCGGCCGGTGCTCACGATCGCGGTTTGTTGCTGATCGGGCTTTTCAAGCTGGCCAAGGCGATCTTCTTCTTCTGTATCGGTGCGGGTGCGGTTCACCTGCTGCATAAAGATGTTGGTGATGAGGTGACGCGGCTGGCGCTGAAGTTGAGGTTTGACCCGGAAAGCCGACTGGTTGCTTTGTTGCTGCACAAGGCTGACCTGATCGATGCTCATCGGTTAAGGCAGATCAGTGTGGGGACGTTCGGATACTCCGCATTGGCTTTGACGGAGGGGATCGGACTGCTTCTGGAGAAGGTGTGGGCGGAGTATCTGACGCTGATTCTGACGGTGTCTTTTCTGCCGTGGGAGTTGTATGAGCTGGTCCGAAAGCCGGATTGGTCTCGCCTGAGTCTGCTAGTCATTAATCTGGCAGTGCTTGCGTACCTGATCTGGCTGCTTCGACGGAAGAAGCTGCTGGGTGGGAGCTAG
- a CDS encoding division/cell wall cluster transcriptional repressor MraZ gives MFRGNHPTRVDEKGRLKLPAEFKRRVDELYGPQFYITSMDGKRAQVYPLKEWEQIEASLSKMSPMDPVRKKFQDVTNFYGQMAEMDAQGRVLIPQKLRELAKVTGEVNVLGSQTLLEVVNAEMFDAEMKKASGAVELTDVDLMAFAEKTKVVA, from the coding sequence ATGTTTCGGGGAAATCACCCAACACGCGTTGATGAGAAAGGGAGACTTAAACTCCCTGCCGAGTTCAAGCGCCGTGTGGATGAGCTGTACGGACCCCAGTTCTACATAACAAGCATGGATGGGAAGCGGGCGCAGGTTTATCCGCTGAAGGAGTGGGAGCAGATCGAGGCGTCGCTGTCGAAGATGTCCCCGATGGATCCGGTACGAAAGAAGTTTCAGGATGTGACGAACTTCTATGGGCAGATGGCCGAGATGGATGCACAGGGCCGGGTGCTGATTCCGCAGAAGCTGCGGGAGTTGGCGAAGGTGACGGGCGAGGTGAATGTTCTGGGGTCGCAGACGCTGTTGGAAGTTGTAAATGCAGAGATGTTCGACGCCGAGATGAAGAAGGCCAGTGGAGCTGTTGAGCTGACAGATGTGGATCTGATGGCGTTCGCAGAGAAGACCAAGGTTGTTGCTTAG
- the rsmH gene encoding 16S rRNA (cytosine(1402)-N(4))-methyltransferase RsmH, with protein sequence MKSPQHVPVLLEEVLEYLNVRPGGVVVDATLGLAGHSSEIAKRLGGKGKLIGFDRDPEAMEMAKARLEVLRAELGEEMPEVVFEPRAFSEASSLIEAGSLDGLLADFGVSSLQLDEAHRGFSFRTDGPLDMRMDTRSGETAEQVVNQEDENELADLIYEFGEERRSRRIARAIVRARPITTTAELARIVSAEAPPMKGEKIHPATRTFQALRIRVNNELGEIQSLLKSAGSLLKPGGRLVLISFHSLEDRLVKDAFKAAKDAKIFEVLTKKPVVAAEQEQMRNPRSRSAKLRAAEKI encoded by the coding sequence ATGAAGAGTCCGCAACATGTGCCGGTTCTTTTAGAAGAAGTTTTGGAGTATTTGAATGTGCGGCCGGGCGGCGTGGTGGTTGACGCGACGTTGGGTCTGGCGGGGCACTCTTCGGAGATAGCGAAGAGGCTGGGCGGAAAAGGCAAGTTGATTGGCTTTGACCGTGACCCGGAGGCGATGGAGATGGCTAAGGCAAGGCTTGAGGTTTTACGGGCTGAGCTTGGTGAGGAGATGCCGGAGGTGGTGTTCGAGCCGAGGGCGTTTTCGGAGGCTTCGAGCCTGATTGAAGCGGGGAGCCTGGATGGATTGCTCGCTGACTTTGGCGTGAGCAGCCTGCAGCTGGACGAGGCGCACAGAGGATTTAGTTTTCGGACCGACGGACCACTAGACATGCGGATGGATACGCGCAGTGGGGAGACGGCCGAGCAAGTGGTAAATCAGGAAGACGAAAACGAACTCGCCGACCTGATTTACGAATTCGGAGAGGAAAGGAGGTCGCGGAGAATCGCCAGAGCCATTGTTAGGGCCCGGCCGATTACGACTACAGCAGAATTGGCTCGAATCGTATCGGCCGAGGCCCCACCAATGAAAGGCGAGAAGATTCATCCGGCTACCAGGACCTTTCAAGCACTCCGGATTCGAGTGAATAACGAGTTGGGAGAGATTCAATCGCTGCTGAAGAGCGCGGGGTCTCTGTTGAAGCCGGGCGGAAGGCTGGTGTTGATCAGCTTCCACTCTTTGGAGGACCGGCTGGTGAAGGATGCGTTCAAGGCTGCGAAGGACGCGAAGATATTTGAGGTTTTGACGAAGAAGCCGGTTGTGGCGGCTGAGCAGGAACAGATGAGGAATCCGCGGTCGCGTAGTGCGAAGTTGAGGGCCGCAGAAAAAATTTAG
- the ftsL gene encoding cell division protein FtsL, producing the protein MAASAMAGQQLEMLGSRAQSRAESLTARNRELYETQRRARRGPTPEVFFTKHIDNSRIVKADDPERRREMRTFTAVMSVLFVLVMVYVWQHFSAIEIGYHVEAQKAQVEQLREENRQLRLNEAQLTDPGRIDRIAKQLGLGEPQPGQVVRPEGGGDPNAPVLAQASAPAMQIAQ; encoded by the coding sequence ATGGCAGCTTCGGCGATGGCGGGACAACAGTTAGAGATGCTAGGGTCGCGGGCGCAGAGCCGTGCGGAGTCGCTGACGGCGAGGAATCGTGAGCTGTATGAGACGCAACGGCGTGCTCGGCGTGGGCCTACGCCCGAGGTCTTCTTTACGAAGCACATCGACAACAGCCGCATTGTGAAGGCGGACGATCCGGAGCGACGGCGTGAGATGCGCACGTTTACTGCAGTGATGAGTGTGTTGTTTGTGCTGGTGATGGTTTATGTCTGGCAGCACTTTTCGGCGATTGAGATTGGTTATCACGTCGAGGCCCAGAAGGCACAGGTGGAGCAGTTGCGGGAGGAGAATAGGCAACTGCGGTTGAATGAGGCGCAGTTGACGGATCCTGGCCGGATCGACAGGATTGCCAAGCAGCTTGGTTTGGGCGAGCCTCAGCCCGGACAGGTGGTGCGGCCTGAGGGCGGCGGAGATCCGAATGCTCCAGTGCTGGCGCAGGCTAGTGCTCCGGCGATGCAGATTGCGCAGTAG
- a CDS encoding penicillin-binding protein: MNKAPRQTLTAPIRRIRFAYVALFFCAWTSLIAVRLGWLQVVRHSDFVHRAALQQQRTFEVAPRRGMLYDRNLRELAVTVQVDSVYAVPSELGDNRASAAEILAEIVHADPRDNFTSQQQMLARFNASKNFAWVARKVDPGIVDRLRELNLKGVYFQKEFKRFYPNNDLAAQVLGYVGTDDIGLGGLERQFDEDMHGEPGHMLTALDAKRHVLGSEESQPMPGENLVLSIDANIQYMAERALDAQVEKVKALHGTVVVQDPHTGQVLALAVSPRFNPNDQRHMDSSVLTNLAVSDVYEPGSTFKLVTYSAAIDAAGVQPTDIVDCQGGAMTMYGRTLHDDRSDHFGRVTVQYALEHSSDVGAAKMALKLGNLKFYEYMRAFGFGDRSGIELPSETRGLLRNPRKWGATSILSMAIGQEVGVTPVQLVTMVSTIANGGVYMPPHVLLQSTDEMKGDPRLKPAAFRPSNGLPATLPDGAHRVITEMTSAKMRMMMQGIVTEGTGRQAALNGYSSGGKTGTAQKIDPATHTYSHTKLVASFAGFAPVSNPAISVAVVIDTPTAGSEVQHYGGAASAPVFAEVAQQVLEYLGVPHDQPLKTKKELTVAAKTEEAGDAPSENTADLNAMFDDVNSLPADDPLRAPANAAPVEVAAIEKPVAVTQKAPANGKTSGILDMLPAKVVAAFHGGDGTGSAAPDASAQTMPQKAAPAVEAKEKGAVVVDAGLRVPVPSFEGSGLRGVVERADSAGLRVQAVGSGLAREQVPAAGTMVPAGTEIVVRFSR, translated from the coding sequence ATGAACAAAGCGCCACGGCAGACGTTGACCGCTCCAATACGGAGGATCCGTTTCGCTTATGTAGCGCTGTTTTTTTGCGCCTGGACGTCACTGATCGCGGTACGGCTGGGATGGCTTCAGGTGGTGCGGCACTCGGACTTTGTGCATCGGGCGGCGCTGCAGCAACAGAGGACGTTCGAGGTCGCTCCGCGGCGGGGGATGCTGTATGACCGCAATCTGCGGGAGCTTGCGGTGACGGTGCAGGTGGATAGTGTGTATGCGGTGCCGTCGGAGCTTGGGGATAATCGTGCGAGCGCGGCGGAGATACTGGCAGAGATTGTGCACGCGGATCCGAGAGACAACTTTACGTCGCAGCAGCAGATGCTGGCTCGATTCAATGCTTCGAAGAACTTTGCGTGGGTGGCGAGGAAGGTCGATCCCGGTATTGTCGACCGTTTGCGCGAGTTGAATTTGAAGGGCGTGTACTTCCAGAAGGAGTTCAAACGGTTCTATCCGAATAACGACCTGGCTGCGCAGGTATTGGGATATGTGGGCACCGACGATATTGGACTGGGTGGTTTGGAGCGGCAGTTCGATGAGGATATGCACGGGGAGCCTGGGCATATGCTGACTGCGCTTGATGCGAAGCGACATGTGTTGGGCAGTGAAGAGAGCCAGCCGATGCCGGGTGAGAATCTTGTGCTGTCGATCGACGCGAATATTCAGTACATGGCGGAGCGGGCGCTCGATGCACAGGTGGAGAAGGTGAAGGCTCTGCATGGGACGGTGGTGGTGCAGGACCCGCACACGGGGCAGGTTCTGGCGTTGGCGGTGTCTCCGCGGTTCAATCCGAACGATCAGAGACACATGGATTCGAGCGTGTTGACGAACCTTGCGGTGAGCGATGTGTATGAGCCGGGATCGACGTTCAAGCTGGTGACTTATTCTGCGGCGATTGATGCGGCGGGAGTGCAGCCTACGGACATTGTGGATTGTCAGGGTGGCGCCATGACGATGTACGGCCGCACGCTGCATGACGACAGGAGCGATCACTTCGGGCGGGTGACGGTGCAATATGCGCTGGAGCACTCGAGCGACGTCGGCGCGGCGAAGATGGCGTTGAAGCTGGGGAATCTGAAGTTTTATGAGTATATGAGGGCCTTTGGATTTGGGGATCGCTCGGGGATCGAGCTGCCGAGTGAGACGCGCGGCTTGCTGCGGAATCCGAGGAAGTGGGGGGCGACGAGCATTCTGTCGATGGCGATTGGGCAGGAGGTGGGCGTGACGCCGGTGCAGCTTGTAACGATGGTGAGCACAATTGCAAATGGCGGAGTTTATATGCCTCCGCATGTGCTGCTGCAGTCGACCGATGAGATGAAGGGTGATCCGCGGTTGAAGCCTGCAGCGTTTCGGCCTTCGAACGGGCTACCGGCGACCCTGCCGGACGGTGCGCACCGGGTGATTACGGAGATGACGTCCGCGAAGATGCGGATGATGATGCAGGGCATTGTGACCGAGGGCACGGGGCGACAGGCGGCGCTGAACGGTTATAGCTCGGGTGGTAAGACGGGCACAGCGCAGAAGATTGATCCGGCGACGCACACCTACTCGCATACGAAGTTGGTGGCGAGCTTTGCGGGCTTCGCGCCTGTGAGCAATCCTGCGATCTCGGTTGCGGTCGTAATCGACACTCCGACGGCGGGTAGCGAGGTGCAGCACTACGGCGGTGCGGCGAGTGCGCCGGTGTTTGCTGAGGTGGCGCAACAGGTATTGGAGTATCTGGGTGTTCCGCACGATCAGCCGTTGAAGACGAAGAAAGAGTTGACGGTGGCGGCGAAGACGGAGGAGGCCGGGGATGCGCCAAGCGAAAACACGGCCGATCTGAATGCGATGTTCGATGATGTGAATAGCTTGCCAGCGGATGATCCGCTGCGCGCGCCGGCGAACGCTGCGCCTGTTGAGGTTGCGGCGATCGAGAAACCGGTTGCAGTTACGCAGAAGGCGCCTGCTAACGGGAAGACTTCAGGGATTTTGGATATGTTGCCGGCGAAGGTTGTGGCGGCGTTTCATGGGGGCGATGGTACTGGCTCGGCGGCACCTGATGCGTCTGCGCAAACGATGCCGCAGAAGGCTGCGCCTGCCGTTGAGGCAAAAGAGAAGGGCGCGGTGGTTGTGGATGCGGGGCTGCGTGTGCCAGTGCCTTCGTTCGAGGGATCGGGGCTGCGGGGTGTAGTGGAGCGGGCGGATTCGGCGGGTTTGCGGGTACAGGCTGTCGGGAGCGGTTTGGCTAGAGAGCAGGTGCCGGCGGCGGGCACGATGGTGCCGGCTGGGACTGAGATCGTGGTGCGGTTCAGTCGATGA
- a CDS encoding UDP-N-acetylmuramoyl-L-alanyl-D-glutamate--2,6-diaminopimelate ligase yields MNWKTVCDGLSAVERFCAAVEVSGVEYDSRRMGRGDVFVAMRGEATDGNRYIEAAIAKGAMAVVTDSREAYEKLRREHAGVGAALVERRRRALAEVSAAVMGHPERGLALSGVTGTNGKTTTAFLLEAMLRSVGRTCVLIGTIETHVGDEVRVSPHTTPESRDVLEIFADGVKVGATEAVMEMSSHALEQERVWGLAVDVAMFTNLTQDHLDYHGTMEKYFAAKARLFEGVGSPAPRVAVINGDDGYGRRLITENRQSQMMRYGLEPLNGDYRAEDIRLQAGETQFIFKTPNGDALMRSSLTGRVNVYNLLAASCAALARGMTLEEVVAGAASGAQVPGRFEVVPSSNDMTVVVDYAHTDDALRNLISLARELVKERSGRVITLFGCGGDRDKTKRPRMGRAAGEGSDLVVLTSDNPRSEDPMEIINEALAGVRETATRCIVEQDRAAAIEIAIRAAKAGDIVLIAGKGHEKVQILREGTVPFDDVAVAAGVLREIA; encoded by the coding sequence ATGAATTGGAAGACTGTTTGCGACGGCCTTAGTGCCGTGGAACGCTTTTGTGCTGCGGTAGAGGTTTCGGGGGTGGAGTATGACTCTCGACGGATGGGGCGCGGTGATGTGTTTGTCGCGATGCGGGGTGAGGCGACGGATGGAAATCGTTATATAGAGGCCGCTATCGCGAAGGGGGCGATGGCCGTGGTTACGGACTCTCGCGAGGCTTACGAAAAGCTGCGTCGAGAGCATGCAGGCGTTGGGGCGGCTTTGGTGGAGCGAAGACGGCGGGCGCTGGCAGAGGTCAGTGCTGCGGTGATGGGACATCCGGAGCGTGGTCTTGCGTTGAGTGGGGTGACCGGAACGAATGGGAAGACAACGACGGCATTTTTACTGGAGGCGATGCTTCGGAGTGTGGGGCGGACGTGCGTGTTGATTGGGACTATTGAGACGCATGTTGGAGATGAGGTGCGGGTTTCGCCGCATACTACGCCGGAGTCACGGGATGTGCTGGAGATTTTTGCGGATGGTGTGAAGGTCGGTGCAACAGAGGCCGTGATGGAGATGTCATCTCATGCGCTGGAGCAGGAGCGCGTCTGGGGCCTGGCGGTAGATGTAGCGATGTTTACGAATCTGACGCAGGATCATCTGGACTATCACGGGACGATGGAGAAGTACTTTGCAGCGAAGGCGAGGCTGTTTGAGGGGGTTGGATCACCCGCGCCACGTGTGGCTGTGATCAATGGCGACGATGGTTATGGACGGCGTCTCATTACGGAGAACCGGCAGTCTCAGATGATGAGATATGGGTTGGAGCCGTTGAACGGAGACTATCGGGCCGAAGATATCAGGCTGCAGGCGGGCGAGACGCAGTTTATCTTTAAGACGCCGAATGGGGATGCGCTGATGAGGTCTTCGCTGACGGGAAGGGTGAATGTATACAACCTGCTGGCTGCATCTTGTGCTGCGCTGGCCAGAGGAATGACTCTCGAAGAGGTCGTGGCAGGAGCGGCTTCGGGAGCGCAGGTGCCGGGCCGCTTTGAGGTGGTGCCTTCTTCCAATGACATGACGGTGGTGGTGGACTATGCGCATACCGATGATGCTCTGCGGAATTTGATCTCGCTGGCGCGGGAGTTAGTGAAGGAACGCAGTGGCAGGGTGATTACTCTGTTTGGTTGTGGCGGAGATCGAGATAAGACGAAACGCCCGCGGATGGGCCGGGCGGCGGGGGAGGGAAGCGACCTCGTTGTGCTTACGAGCGATAACCCACGTAGTGAAGATCCGATGGAGATTATCAACGAGGCTCTGGCTGGAGTTCGGGAGACAGCGACGAGGTGCATAGTAGAACAGGATCGAGCCGCGGCGATCGAGATTGCGATTCGTGCGGCGAAGGCTGGAGACATTGTTTTGATCGCGGGTAAGGGCCATGAGAAGGTGCAGATCCTGCGAGAGGGAACGGTGCCGTTCGATGATGTGGCTGTAGCTGCTGGAGTTTTGAGGGAGATCGCGTGA